The window AGGCCCGCGAGCGTGCGCGGGCCGATGAAGCCCGCGAAAGCGCTGCGCGGCTCGGGCGCCGCGGCGCAGCCGAGTGACTCGCTCATTGGTCGACCACGAGCACCGCCGCCTCGCAAGGCGCGAGCACGAGCTGCGCCGCGTTCGCCGGCAGCTCGACGCCCGCCTGCGTGCGCAGGCCGTCCATCACGGCGGCCGGCGGGAAGTCGGGCGAGCGCTCCTTGGGCGCGAAGTTGAGCGCGACCAGCGCGCGCGAGCCCTCGAAGTGGCGCTGCCAGGTGAGAACGCCGTTGGGCGAGGGCAGCTCGCGGTAGCTGCCGCGCTCGAGCGCGGGCGTGCGCCGGCGCAGCGCCAGCAGGTCGTGGTAGAGCCACAGGATCGATGCGCGGTCCGCGCGCTGCGCCTCGACGTTGCGCGTGCGCCAGCCGTCGGCGAGCGGCAGCCAGGGATCGCCGGTCGTGAAGCCCGCGCCGGGCTGGTCACTCCACTGCATGGGGGTGCGCTCGCCGTCGCGCGACGCCTTCTCGTGCAGGGTCCAGGCGAGCGGGTCCTGGCGGCGCTCGGGCGGTATCTCGCCGTTGCGCATGGCGATCTCCTCGCCGTAGTAGAGAAAGGGCGTGCCGCGCGCGGCGAGCATCAGCACCGCGAGCGCGCGTGCGCGCGACTCACCGTACTCGGGGTCGTCGTAGCGGGTGGCGTGGCGCACGACGTCGTGATTCGACAGCACTAGGTCGGGCCAGCCCTCCGGCGGCACGGCGCGATCGAAGTGCTCGAGCTCGCGCCCGAACGCGCTCGCGTCCCACTTGGCGAGCAGGAGCGCGAAGTTGAAGGCGAGATGCAGCTCGTCGCCCTTGCCCAGATAGGTCGCGACCTGGTCGGGCACGAGACCCACCTCGCCCACCGCGGCGCGCTCGTCGTAGCCGTCGAGCAGCTTGCGAATGCGCTTCAGGAACGGGTGGATGTCGGGATGGTTCTCGTCGTTCACATGCCGCTGGCCGCCCCAGCCCGGCCCGGGCCGGTCACTGGGCGGGTTGTCGCGCAGCGCGGGGTCTTTGGCGATGCGGTGGATCACGTCGATGC is drawn from Myxococcota bacterium and contains these coding sequences:
- a CDS encoding alpha-amylase family glycosyl hydrolase — translated: MSDRLWWKHGVVYQIYPRSFMDANGDGVGDLAGIRSRLDHLAWLGIDAIWLSPIFPSPMADFGYDVSDYCDVDPVFGDLLQFDALVAESHARGIRVMLDWVPNHTSDRHAWFRESRSSRTNPKRDWYVWRDPAPGGGPPNNWAAMFGGPAWQLDPATGQYYLRSFLAEQPDLNWRNPEVEAAMHGVLRFWLDRGVDGFRIDVIHRIAKDPALRDNPPSDRPGPGWGGQRHVNDENHPDIHPFLKRIRKLLDGYDERAAVGEVGLVPDQVATYLGKGDELHLAFNFALLLAKWDASAFGRELEHFDRAVPPEGWPDLVLSNHDVVRHATRYDDPEYGESRARALAVLMLAARGTPFLYYGEEIAMRNGEIPPERRQDPLAWTLHEKASRDGERTPMQWSDQPGAGFTTGDPWLPLADGWRTRNVEAQRADRASILWLYHDLLALRRRTPALERGSYRELPSPNGVLTWQRHFEGSRALVALNFAPKERSPDFPPAAVMDGLRTQAGVELPANAAQLVLAPCEAAVLVVDQ